From one Neovison vison isolate M4711 chromosome 1, ASM_NN_V1, whole genome shotgun sequence genomic stretch:
- the ZSCAN12 gene encoding zinc finger and SCAN domain-containing protein 12 isoform X1, producing the protein MMASTRALQAHEDQDDPLEVKIEEEEKDTPRQHQIVQKNSTHSREVFRQYFRQFCYQETSGPREALSRLRELCRQWLRPETHSKEQIVELLVLEQFLTILPEELQAWVREQQPESGEQAVAALEDLERELDEPGEQVPVHTEEQGQPLEETARLATEQEPGVSLPPLMAELKCESPEPEAPLEEPVSGVEIGNEYGNLKQEISEEMEPHENMSAFKREVFWPAQCREADDPEAKPEESSGHSRDGEQPTGEGNRVRLDEQQRLCPEGKSHECEECGKAFSQHSRLVEHQRVHTGDRPYKCEECGKTFRGRTVLIRHKIIHTGEKPYKCTECDKAFGRWSALNQHQRLHTGEKHYHCNECGKAFSQKAGLFHHLKIHTRDKPYHCTQCSKSFSRRSILTQHQGVHTGAKPYECSECGKAFVYNSSLVSHQEIHHKEKCHPCKECGKSFSQSGLVQHQRIHTGEKPYKCDVCGKAFIQRTSLVEHQRIHTGERPYKCDECGKAFTQRSVLTEHQRIHTGERPYKCDECGNAFRGITSLIQHQRIHTGEKPYQCDECGKAFRQRSDLSKHQRTHARGGPCTGKECGESFRQTSALTQHQTTHRGEKPVPV; encoded by the exons CAGTTCTGCTACCAGGAGACCTCTGGGCCCCGCGAGGCGCTGAGCCGGCTGCGGGAGCTCTGCCGCCAGTGGCTGCGGCCCGAGACGCACAGCAAGGAGCAGATCGTGGAGCTGCTGGTACTGGAGCAGTTCCTGACCATCCTGCCCGAGGAGCTGCAGGCCTGGGTGCGGGAGCAGCAGCCGGAGAGCGGGGAGCAGGCGGTGGCCGCGCTGGAGGACCTGGAGAGGGAGCTGGACGAGCCAGGAGAACAG GTCCCAGTCCACACCGAGGAACAAGGCCAGCCCTTGGAGGAGACGGCCCGGCTGGCAACAGAACAGGAGCCCGGcgtgtccctcccacccctgaTGGCAGAGCTCAAGTGTGAGTCTCCAGAACCTGAAGCCCCGCTGGAGGAGCCAG TTTCAGGTGTTGAGATTGGGAATGAGTACGGGAATTTAAAGCAAGAAATTTCTGAAGAAATGGAACCACATGAGAACATGTCTGCATTTAAACGTGAAGTGTTCTGgcctgctcagtgcagagaaGCTGACGATCCTGAGGCAAAACCAGAAGAGTCTTCTGGACACTCCAGGGATGGTGAACAACCTACCGGTGAAGGAAACAGAGTCCGTCTGGATGAACAGCAGAGGCTCTGTCCGGAAGGAAAATCTCATGAGTGCGAggagtgtgggaaagccttcagtcaGCACTCGCGCCTCGTAGAACATCAGAGGGTCCATACTGGAGACAGGCCTTACAAGTGCGAGGAATGTGGAAAAACGTTCCGTGGGAGAACTGTGCTTATCCGGCACAAAATAATCCACACTGGAGAGAAGCCGTACAAGTGTACTGAGTGTGACAAAGCCTTTGGCCGGTGGTCAGCTCTTAACCAGCATCAGAGACttcacacaggagagaagcaCTACCACTGTAATGAGTGCGGCAAAGCCTTCAGCCAGAAAGCCGGCCTCTTTCACCATCTCAAGATCCACACGAGAGACAAACCGTACCATTGTACTCAGTGCAGTAAGAGTTTCAGTCGGCGTTCGATTCTTACTCAGCATCAAGGAGTTCACACTGGGGCGAAGCCCTATGAGTGCAGCGAGTGTGGAAAAGCCTTTGTGTATAACTCCTCCCTGGTTTCCCACCAGGAGATCCACCACAAGGAAAAGTGCCATCcgtgtaaggaatgtgggaaatccttcagCCAGAGCGGCCTTGTTCAGCACCAGAGGATCCACACTGGGGAAAAACCTTACAAGTGTGATGTGTGTGGAAAAGCCTTTATTCAGAGGACGAGTCTTGTAGAACATCAGCGAATTCACACTGGGGAGAGACCTTATAAATGTGATGAGTGTGGGAAGGCTTTCACGCAAAGATCCGTCCTCACGGAACATCAGAGAATCCACACTGGGGAGAGGCCCTACAAGTGCGACGAGTGTGGGAACGCCTTCCGAGGAATCACCAGCCTCATCCAGCACCAGAGAATCCACACTGGGGAGAAACCCTACCAATGTGATGAATGTGGCAAAGCCTTCAGACAGAGGTCAGATCTTAGTAAACACCAGAGAACCCATGCTAGAGGTGGTCCTTGTACAGGTAAAGAGTGTGGGGAGTCGTTCAGGCAGACCTCAGCTCTTACTCAACATCAGACTACCCACAGAGGAGAAAAACCTGTTCCTGTATGA